The Triplophysa rosa linkage group LG15, Trosa_1v2, whole genome shotgun sequence genomic sequence TGAATATAACACTTGGACAGTCATGACGGTGGTTGTGTTCTTACCTTGACGTGCTGTGTACGCTGTAACAGTCTCTTATAAAGGCCACGCGTGTTGTCATATTCTTCTTGTTCGATCTCAAAGTCAATGTACGATTTCCAGAGCACCTAAAGTACACACACCGTTAAGAAGCtttcgtttaaagccctttTCAAACTCTAAGAGTGGTCGCACAgatacacaaacacgacacgaTCTAGAACAAGACCGAAGTGAGCGAGCCTGACCTCCGGCATGTCTAATCGTGGTTGTCCTATGGCCAGCTCAAATATGGCTCTGGCCCGGTCTGTATCGCCCAGGATCGCCTCCAGTTCTGCAAACTTGATCCAGGTGGTGCAGTTTTCCGGACTGAACTCCAGGTACTTCTCGTAGAGCTTCCGGCAGCGGTCGAACTCTCTCAACTGGAGCTCCAGCTCGATGTAGCCCTTGAACAGTTTGTTTTTGGGACACTTCCCGATGGCTGTGCCCTGAAGCAAGAGGAGCCAGACGTTCGAGACACGCTTCACTCTCACATACTCAGTATTTTAGAGGTCTGTTTGGATTATTAGTGGATTCTGGATCACTTACCAAGCCGCGTCTTGCGTTCTGCAAGTTCTTCTGTCTGATTTCAAACCGTCCGTATAAGAGCCAAATCTTGGCGAACGTGAACTGAATACAGAAAGCAGTAcagttattataaataatattttgggaAAGCTTTAAGCAGCATTACAACAAGCCTTATTTACCTTCTTGTGTGGCATAAGATCCAAACAGGCCTGGTACACCTGCCGCGTTTTCTCAGGGTCCTAAACAAAACACCATTAAAACAAACACTTGCACAGAGTGCTGCTGACGAATGACAACTGAATGAACCCCGCAGGTCGCTGATGTGTGCCGTACCTTGACCTCCAGCTCCTCGTAGAGAGCATAGTTAATCCACAGGTAGATGTAGCGTCTCCAGTGTCTCTTTTCTTGGATGGGCGGAGTGTTGGCTATGGCCCTCTCGTACACTTCTCGAACGGTCTCTGCGTCAGCGTCGCTCTCCACCAGACGCAGATAATCAAACCAGGCATCATAATTATGCGGGTTCGCCTGTGCAGGAGAAAATTATGTCTATGGGATTCGATACAGAGCGTCTTGGTAAAAACCTCATCGAACACTGCACGGAAGCGAAGCCTCGGAAGATTTGACATACCTTGACCTCTTCTTCATACTGAAATCTTCTTTTGCTGACGATCACATCCTCTATTCCTCTCCTGTCTCCAAACCTCTTTTCAAACACAGTGTAATTCTTAAACAGTTCCTGGGCCTGCTGTTTGGGGATTCGGTCCAAAGCGTATTTATAGATGACCCGCACTCTCTCAAACTGAAAGACACGAAGGGAACATGTGAGGAGGAAACGACAGCTTGATCTTGTGTTTGTTAGACACCGTGAACGCAGGTCGAACCTCTTTCTGCTTCTCTTCAAATCTGGCAAAAGCCACATAGAGGTTCTCGCTGATATGCTCTTCGCCGAAAAACTCCACCCCTCTCTCGAACACTTTCCTCCCGCGAGCGATGTAGCCATGCTTGTCCTCAAAGTTAGCGTACTTGATCCAGTTCTTTACCTCGGGATGGACCATGACGAGTGCTCAGCCGTTAAGGAACATAACTAGTGATGCTTAACTTACAAGCGGGACACATTTGAAACTCATGTTAATTAAAGGATATAATTTTCATAAATGCTGCGAGCCTTGTCCACCTCCTTATAGCGCAGCTCAAAGTTGATGTAGGAATGCCAGGCCTGTTCTTCTGGCTCCCACTCCATCCATCTCTCAAACACCTGCCTGCAGCCCGCAATGTTCCCCAGCATCTCCTCCATATATGTGTATTTGTACCTGGAAGACAAACGCAAATTAAGCTGTGTTCGGTTTTCTCTGAATCTTCTTGAAGCCAGGACGAAGGACCATACCAGAACTGATTGACACGAGGCAGGATGGTGATGGCTCGGTCCCAGATGTTGCGAGCGTGATTCACCTGCCGGCTCTTCATCTCCATCTCGGCATACTTCAGCCACAGCGTGATATTCCTGTGATCTACGTCCAACGCTCGCTCGTAGATGGAGCGAGCTCTGTGGAGGAAagagaacatttaaacaaaattccTTCACATGCGAACAGAATTCGTATTAGTGATTTACGTAAAAGCTGACCTTTGGACTTCTTTCAGGCTCTCCTCCCATTGTGCGTACTTGATCCAGTTACTGATAACTGTTCTGTTCTTCCTGATGTTGTCCTCAAACCCCTGAACAGAGTGGAGAGATGAGTAAAATTATTTCATAGTCATATATCAAAATACGAAATAGTCCTACACTGTGACATCCTCACGACAAAAACGTCTTACGATAAACAAGTAAATAGAGACAGAAGATTTTTGTATCAACGAAGACACAGGTCAGGAAATGTAAACGCTTACTCGCGGGTGCCCGTTAACTTGAAGGTGTTTCTATGGCAATCTTGCCCggtccaatatggcggcgccgtTGACCGACGATTGAGCGGTCACTTCGTTGTCTCTGGTCACCGCGCGCTACAGTACGTCTTTATATATTGTGTTATACATTGATCACATCATACACATATCATACCTTCCTCTTCTTGAGTTTATAATCGTTGAGTTCTTCCTGATCGGTGATCTTCTGTTTGGGTGGAGGAGGCAGTAACTCAAGTTCTCTTTCTTTAGCCTCTCTGAGCAGCTGCTCTGCGGTGATCTGCACCTCTGCCGGGGCTTTATTCTTCACctgaacacataaacaaaaaaacattcaactCCTTTAATAACAAACGTGACGGCTTATTAATGAAAACAAACGGCAGCTCGACGTTTGTTGACATGCTAACGCTAACTCACAAACTCATTTCATTACCTTCGCCACTTTAGGGATCCTCTGTTTGCCCGCCGCTGTGGACGCCATGATTTCTAAATCCTAAAACGGTATTATAACGCGACTCTTGTTGGTATTCTGTAAGTCTGCACTCTTCAATAAAAAGCTAAAGGGCTAGCTACGTCTCACTGCCGTGTGTCGCGCGGCGCGTATTCAGTGACGTATTCAGTGTGCGCGCTGCATCATCCACACCCGCCCGTCACTATGGTTACTGGACGCTTTCTAACAGCATTTACTTGAGCAATCGCCATTTAGCGCTTCGAAAAGTGAGGCTTTGTGAGGTTGAATCGATCGAAAGGTTGGTTTGTTTAATTTCCTAGCGCGTAATATCATTAACATAGAAATAAAGCCTTTAGTACCGCGTCATGTTGCTCAATATAATGGCACGAAAATGAATGAGTTGGTGAAAAGAAAACATGACATGGCGTCgttaaaattcaaaataagtGTTTACTGTTTTAATCTAAAATATTTCAGGACATAACATTACCAATTACATTATATTCTGCAATAGAAACAGATTACACAAGTGGCATGTATCAGAGTAGAAACTAACATTTATGTtgcttttgtttagttttaacaTGAGCACCATCACGTCATCAGCGGGAAAAGTTGAAAGTGTGACTGTGAGAAGAACAGAGTCATCAGATGCTCAGGAGATCAATAATCTGATCAATCCGTCCACCGTTGCTGTGTTCGGCAGAGTCAATGTTATTCACCTTCTGTAAGTGTTACGGGACAAGTTCAGCAATATGTGaatatcatcatttatttgcctttatgttgtaaataaacacaaaacacgtgTTGAAAGTATGAACCGTTCACTTATTTTCATACAATTATAATAAATGATAGGGACTGGAGCACCATTAAAGTATTGTAAATATTAGGGGTGGGACAATACATCGATATGGCGATGTATCGTCGTCCTCCTCGTGCGATACGAGAATCGATACGCTGGCGCCAAACatctatattttaaataattaataaaacaagacGTTTTAAATATATTACCAAGCGTTATTGCGTAACGGCTCCACTGGGTGGCGCTTAACACGTGAACGAGGGAAACGTTAATTAATCAGAAAATGAGTTTAGGATGGCAGAAAGTGCTCGTAAAATAATAGATGCTCCGTGCAGATATGGGAATGGACGTTAATGTGCTTTGGTTTAATGAAATTTGCTGCACTGAGGTGTTTTCAAGTTTCTTTTATTTAAGATAGCTGACACAAAGATGTTCAAATAAGGTTTAAATAAGAGGCTGttatatgtaaaaatgtacCTGGTTCATCCAATGTCATAAAATGCTTAATTTACTTGAAATGTTACTCGTGTTGGTAATACGTTATTAATTTACCTTTTGAACACTTAAATAAAGTGACAAAATGTTGCACTGAACCTTTCCATGGGCGTCATGGGTATTGTGATATACAATACCTGTAATAATACCTTGCCAAGTAATATACCGATGATCGCAGAATCGGTGCATTGTAACGTTTTCGGTATCGTGCGCCTTACATCGCGTATCGAACCGTATCGTGTGGTACCTTGTGATTCCCGCCCctaataaatatacacatgtatTATATCTGTAAGTTTGCTTAAGATAAAATGAAGTCTTTTAGGAAGGAtcactttaaaaacattcaagcaCATTCAAAACCAAAGGCGGTAACACTTTAccttaaggtaccctttatgaagcatttatacatgtgttcattaatgattaataagtcatttacaaatgcattatgaagcagttataactgcatgaataaaaagggggattctaacgaaatacctgccaaatagtgagccatttttaactcccATGTTATATATgcttattaaatgtatttatttgactcgaaagcagattcatcattatcttgatgttgtttgcagtGTCAGACTAGACACTGTagggtgttgtgttgtttttcttatacctgctcactatttggcaggtatttcgttagaatcccccttttcattcatgcagttataactgatttataatgcatttgtaaattacatattaatcattaatgaacacatttataaatgcttcatgaaGGGAACctgtaatgtaaagtgttattcTAAAGGCAGTAGTCACAAAACAGATTTTTCTGTCTTATTGCAGGGAGAAAGCAAATCTGGCCGTGACACTGAGCACCAGTAAGGATAAAGTGCTCGCTCATGCATCCTTCTCTGACCACCCCAGGGAAGAGCTGGTGGATCAGGCATGCTGGGAGAATTTATTTCACAAACTCGACAATGGCCAAAAAATGACGGTAGGCAAATGAAACACaatggcccagtttcacagacaaggcttaaggctagtcccagactaaaatgaatcttaactgaaatatatcagtgccagtgttctgtctcaagatgcacaccagtaatggaTTCTTCCACcgacataaatatcttcatTCAACTAAGGCACAGTCCAGGCTTAAGCTatgctgtgtctgtgaaaccgtgCTAATGTCTATTATATTCAATATGACGTACATCTATCTGATAGTCATTCTTATTTCCTCCAGCCTCTGAACACTCTCTTTCTGCGTCTCTTTGTCGCCCAGCCTAGCTTCTCTATTGGGGGAGCTAAAGAGATAGTCAGGTAATGGAGACAGCTTTTCTTTTGGACGTTTTCTATGTTCGTATGTGTTGTGTACTTTGtttttatgtatgtgtttatttattgaaataGGCTGACGTATGACGTAACGCAATTTAAGGCTTCGGGTTTTGCATCACAAATGTCTCAAAATATTTTGGCAATACACTCAATTTAAGTAGCTCCTCAAAAGGCGCATTTTCTTAACTTAATATTTCGTATTAATTTCGTTTATATTTCCTTTTTCTTTGTGATTGGAATATGACCCAAAACTGTGATATTCCTCCGTAAGCATTATTGCTGCTCTACTCTGTTTCATGTAAACCCACAGTTTGCTCTTTGATTTCGATCATAATTTCCTCAAATACGACAGACTTTTCTTGTGATCTGGTTAGAGTGCGTCTGAATCTTGTTTTCTGGCCGCACAAATTGTATTGACTGTATAGCAATGTCTTCCTGCATCCGTTCAATCATGTTCTATTGAATCTCCAAATCTCGTGATCACAGTTTTATTTCCATCCAATGCAACTTTTAGAACCGTCTTCAATGCCATTGTGGAGCTGGAACACATCTGCCTCATGAGTCCCTACAAAGGCTCACTCGGTAAGAAAATGCAATGTTTcactacatttatttttcaatatatttgtgttaaatttTGCAACGCTCTATCCAGAAGCAGGACTAGAGAAGATCTTTGATCCTGTAACGTGTCTCAAGGAGGAAATTCAATGTTCGGTTTATGTTTGTCATCGATACAATCACTGTCCACGGCTGCATGTCCGCAGAGCCAGGTTTAAACACATCTTTTTATAAGAAAATCGTAAAGAATAGAACgtataaaacacataaacatgAGTATAATTCATAGTTACACTGTTTTAGCAGTTTTCAGTACATCGTATTAAAATTCAATGCTTTCCAGAGTGGAGGATCATGATGACATCATGCAGATATTTGCAGATCAGATGGAGTCACTGGAGGATACCCACGGGCCGTATTTTCTGTCTGAGCTCATCGAGTCTCAGGGCGAGGAGAACCGTGCTGTCGTCTGTGAGGTCGGTCATGTGCATTAACATTCCTTAAAAGTTCAAACACGTGTACAAATGTTGAACACAGATGTTGCGCGCTCATCGATCAGGAATACAAATGCAGTTTACAAATCAACTTTTTCAATTGTCTTAATCTCAGTTTTCTTTCCTAGACAGCAGTACATTTCTATTAGTAGCCCGTGTGTGttatcgaacccacaacctctGCACTCAAATCGATTTTCTTTCTACCGTGGAACACGAAAGTATATGTTGCTCATCATTTTGTGATTGACAAACTTCTTTCTGTATTCACGTTCATTGTATGGTATAAAGAACAGTGTCAACATTCTTCACAATCTTCCATATAAGACTGAATGTCATATTTGGGATGACAACAGAATGTGTGTATTCTGAATGCATTTCTAAAGGTGGGACAGACATTGTGTTAGTTGATGTTTTCTCAGGAATGATTGGGTGACAGATCGCCCTCTCCCTCGCCTGCGGCGCATACTGACATGTGTTCATGCGACATATGGCAGATGAGGGCTCATGACATGCTCACAGAGCACATATTGTGTCCAGACATCTGTAGCGGTTTTGCCTTTTGTCTAATATCCGCAGAACGACTGTACATCGTCCAGGAGGATTACAAAAAGTGCCTGAATAGTTTTTTCCAAAATCCATAAATTATTACAGAGGTGGTATCGTCTTAGGCCTTTACACTCGTGTTTTAATACTTTTCACTTCTAACATGTATTTCCCGTCTCATGTGCAATAAAAACGGCGTGTGATGCGTGTGtaaatatgtgtgtatgtgcagaCTGAAGGATGTGTCGTGGGCTTTGTCAGCGTGAGTGATCACATTGACCTGAAGCTTCTAAACACATGCTTTGAGCTTGGAGCATTTGAAGAACTGAGAAAGACGAATTCAGTGGTCAAACCAGAGGAGCCAAACCCGTCAGAGGAGGAACATCTCACCTCGTGTGTGTCCGTGGAGGTGAAAAACACAGAAGTGAGTTTCTAATCACTGTTTTGGTGCTGCTAAGGCAAACATCACCATTGCTTTAGTGCATGCTAAAAAGCATCCCACGCTTCTTGCGCTCAATTCATACAGTTTAAGTGAGCGGTTTTAGGATTTTTGTTTGCCGGATAGGAGGATGGGTAAAACCCTTGCCATCGCATATCATGCCTACTCCCTTACAACAAACAAGTAGCTTTTATCACACATGTGTTAGATGATGTGCCAGTCATTTGAATaagcaaacaaacatttacagtgTGAATTGGATCCGGGAGAAGAGACACAAGGTGGAGACCCTTCTGACACATCCCAGGTCAGAATTAGACGTTGTCTTTACATTTATCTTTCTTATGTTACCCCAAACTCTTAGGAATCTCTTGTAATGTGGTGAAGCAGCTCatgttttggtttatttgttgttttttcttattaGCCAGAGAACGTTGAGTCAAGAGACACGGCCTCCTGCAAGGATTCGGAACCGGACCGATCTCATAATGCATTCTGCATTCAGCTCTTTACTATGGaaaagaggtttgaaatgaggtgAGATCACaggcctgttcagaacacaaattTATCTTTTATATTTATGCTGTGATTAAAAACAATCCGTTTATCAAGCAGCATCTCATGCTTTTAGAAGGAGTTCACTCCGACTCTGAGCTCCTATAGGCGGTTTCAAAGTGATAACATagacaaacgttactgcgcatgcgcgcgttcgtgggtttgcagttaacttccggtacacattcacaaacaatgggatgcctgtagattatttctgataacaagcaaaagaaaccgagaagaagcgttacttggctaaacttgtctgtCCAATACTTTGAATTTAggctgcgataccaagctcaaccgctagatgtcagcgtaccatacggtttctttaaaaaacaaattgtttatttaattaaataaacattcaacaaaattcaacaaatcgtttgtttaatacaattattatacaataaaataatgttacaaattaatatgaacatacaTTCAATACAAATAGTTATagttagacactagccaaacacaaaccggaagttaactgagGATCGCGCAAGcgcacgtccgatgaaacggtctatagacagatttttttctttattagttatccgtttcaaaaacatttgaaaaatatgtttttaagttttgtaaatgattacattttatattttttcttaattgTATATATTTGTCCTGAAAGTCCAGTGACCCTATAAACTTTTGAATGGTGGTTTATATTGAATGTTTACTAGGACTGTAAGCATCATTAAATAGACCTCAGGAAAAAAACGACAAAAGTTTAAAATATGTCCTGTCTAAATAGGCTATCCTTAAAGAAAGGGGTTCAGGTTAAGCTGAAGGTCTGGCGGAGCTCCAGTTGCTGTAGATGTCTGAATGTTATTTGGCCCCTGCTGATGGGCTCTGTGTGTCACATTATTGGGCAGCTGTTGTGGAATATGGAGTCCTGTCGCTCCCCACAGAGTATGAACATGTAATTAATGAGGAAAATGCTTAAAGTGACAGCGAGACCAACAAGACCACATTCTCTCTCTACCGGCCAAACACTGACAGATGACGTTTCCAAACATTtctcttgttgtcttgtttctTCCAAAGATCAGCGGACCTCCTGCCGCACCTGTTTACACTTTATCCTGTGAGTATGTTATGTTGTTTGTTGAGTTATCCAGAGGGCATCAGCACTTTCAGGTTTTACTGACCGCTTTAGGTTTGAGTAAACCATGAAAATATGAGCTGTAAATGGAGACAACCAAACCTTAagatatgaagagttcagatgcaaaaccctctaaatccAGATTGAATCCACTAGAATGTGGTGTTTGATTTGAGCGGGttctgaaacaaaaatatttgagGTGTGGAGAGCATTCACTCAACATGGTAATCTCATTTTTGACTAAGCggtttgcatctgaactcttcgtatttatttgacaaaactATTTGCCCAATAATGCAAACTACAGTTTATGGCAAATatcgtttttatttgaatatacaaaacaattgcatGGAAAAACCAAAAGCTAATAAAGAATAAAGCAAACACTTTTAGAGTAgagttttgtcatttattaatattttggtGATTCTCTACAGCAGCCATTCTTTGcacgtgtgtgtttttttcaagcctccttaaattcttctcaaagctgagcttcagtttacactccaaACACACAGTACATAAAACAAGTTTAATACATCTTTAACCATTTGTTTTATGAAGGGGATATGATGTACATTTTGAACATAGCTCAACGCTcttttaaaaaaggtgcttcaaagggttcttcgatgccataggttccataaagaacctttaacatctgaagaacctttctgtttcccaaaagttctttgtggcgaaaaaaggttctttagattataaaaaaagcAAGAAAGAGATTTTGGCTGGTTCTTTGCGGAACCAAAActggttcttctatgacatcgccgtgaagaaccttttaagcacctttattttgaagaCTGTATGTGATAGACtgtaatgtgttgtgttgtgcagGATCGGGAATACGGTGTCATCTCTGTACCCAAAGCGGCTCCAGAATTCCCTCTCCTTCAGTCCTTCTTCAGAATCATTCCTCGTGAGAACAGCACGTTCCCACATGAGCTGTACCTGTGCCATCGCTGGGGGCTGCTGAggtacacgcacgcacacacatcataCCCCAAATATCAAATCAATCACCAACATCATGATTATGCATCAGTTGAATGTGGTTTTTCTCTCCGTCAGGACCCTGGAAGTGCGCGTCGCCGTGTCGGATGATATCCCAGCAGTCCAGAGTCTGATAGAAAGTCTTAACCAGGAGAAATCCGTCCGTGATGACCTGGATCTATTTCTGCAGGCCCGAAAAGACGTGGTCTGTCACCACGACCATTCTAATACACTTTTGGACACCAGACACAGGTGATTGATGAAGCGTGTAACTCTTATTCACAGGATGGGGCGGCTCTTCAGGCTTTGGTGTTTCGGGTTCAGGGTCAGATTGTTGGTTTGATGATCCTCAGAGATGAAGAGGTAAACTCGGTGTTGAACGACTCGTCATCATGTCGCCTCACCACAAATGCTTTGCTACATCTTTCTGTTTTCACGTTGCAGGACATTGAGTTTATTCAAGCCAACTTTGACATCGAGCGGTTTATGTATTTTAGCCATCACCAGCGAGAGGAACACGGCCGCCTGTGTCACTTCATCCTCCACCCAATATTCCAGCACCACggcaagcatttctgtaaagagGCGCTACGCTTGGCACACAAGACCTGCCTTTATTACCCTCTCTACCCGTCCCAGCACAGCCATGAGGTGGGCAAAGCTTGAGGAACtgtgaaaagaagatattttgagaaatgtctcagtggttcgtgatcatgcaatggaagtcaatggggttcagtgttgtttgatcatcgacgttcttcaaaatatcttcttttgtgttctgcagacgaaaatgaagtcatgcaggtttggaatgacatcaggGTGGATAAATGAAGAAATATCTCTTTAAACTAAATGACGAATTTCTTTGATGTACTTCTTGTTAGTGGCTAACTGCCACCTTTAGAAACACGCTCTCTCTTCACTTCTTTATTTTCCTCCTTTTCTTTCAGGATGTCAGTTCTCGCTCTCTGGCTGCCGTGCTGAACGTCATGGTGCCCG encodes the following:
- the crnkl1 gene encoding crooked neck-like protein 1, which produces MASTAAGKQRIPKVAKVKNKAPAEVQITAEQLLREAKERELELLPPPPKQKITDQEELNDYKLKKRKGFEDNIRKNRTVISNWIKYAQWEESLKEVQRARSIYERALDVDHRNITLWLKYAEMEMKSRQVNHARNIWDRAITILPRVNQFWYKYTYMEEMLGNIAGCRQVFERWMEWEPEEQAWHSYINFELRYKEVDKARSIYENFVMVHPEVKNWIKYANFEDKHGYIARGRKVFERGVEFFGEEHISENLYVAFARFEEKQKEFERVRVIYKYALDRIPKQQAQELFKNYTVFEKRFGDRRGIEDVIVSKRRFQYEEEVKANPHNYDAWFDYLRLVESDADAETVREVYERAIANTPPIQEKRHWRRYIYLWINYALYEELEVKDPEKTRQVYQACLDLMPHKKFTFAKIWLLYGRFEIRQKNLQNARRGLGTAIGKCPKNKLFKGYIELELQLREFDRCRKLYEKYLEFSPENCTTWIKFAELEAILGDTDRARAIFELAIGQPRLDMPEVLWKSYIDFEIEQEEYDNTRGLYKRLLQRTQHVKVWVSYSQFELSIDTDERLQRCRQVYEEANKGLQSCEEKEERLMLLESWRDFEEEFGTFTNQERVRKLLPEKVKKRRKITAEDGSDAGWEEYYDYIFPEDAANQPNLKLLAMAKMWKKQQQVEEEEEEEEEEEEEEEQNVPPHAEEPQEISEAEEQDPADSRQNEIDDRDDEDESSSSSSESEDETEQTKTDADRD